One window from the genome of Oryza glaberrima chromosome 3, OglaRS2, whole genome shotgun sequence encodes:
- the LOC127768829 gene encoding coatomer subunit gamma-1: MPRSLAGDLTDPEMAQPYMKKDDDDEDVEYSPFYGIEKGAVLQEARAFHDPQLDARKCSQVITKLLYLLNQGETFTKVEATEVFFAVTKLFQSKDAGLRRLVYLMIKELSPSSDEVIIVTSSLMKDMNSKTDMYRANAIRVLCRIIDGTLLTQIERYLKQAIVDKNPVVASAALVSGIHLLQANPEIVKRWSNEVQEAVQSRFALVQFHGLALLHQIRQNDRLAISKMVSGLTRGSVRSPLAQCLLIRYTSQVIRESSMNTQTSDRPFFDYLESCLRHKSEMVILEAARKIAEMDVTSRELAPAITVLQLFLSSSKPVLRFAAVRTLNKVAMTRPLAVTNCNVDLESLMSDQNRSIATLAITTLLKTGNESSVDRLMKQITNFMSDIADEFKIVVVEAIRSLCLKFPLKYRSMMNFLSNSLREEGGFEYKKAIVDSIVTLISEIPDAKEIGLLYLCEFIEDCEFTYLSSQILHLLGNEGPRTSDPSRYIRYIYNRVILENATVRASAVSTLAKFGALVDALKPRIFVLLRRCLFDTDDEVRDRATLYLQTLDGEVAVGSTEKDVKEFLFGSFDVPLANLEASLKTYEPSEEPFDISLVSREVKSQPLQEKKAPGKKPPAGAPAPAPVPAVDAYQKILSSIPEFSGFGRLFKSSEPVELTEAETEYAINVVKHIYSSHVVLQYNCTNTIPEQLLENVTVYVDATDAEEFSEVCSKPLRSLPYDSPGQIFVAFEKPEHVPATGKFSNVLKFVVKEVDTSTGEVDEDGVEDEYQIEDLEIVSADYMLRVAVSNFRNAWENMDPESERVDEYGLGVRESLAEAVSAVISILGMQPCEGTEAVPKNARSHTCLLSGVFIGDAKVLVRLSFGLSGPKDVAMKLAVRSDDPEVSDKIHEIVASG; encoded by the exons TTGAGTACTCGCCATTTTATGGGATTGAGAAGGGAGCCGTTCTGCAGGAGGCAAGGGCTTTCCATGATCCGCAGCTTGATGCCAGGAAGTGCTCGCAA GTCATCACTAAGCTATTGTATTTACTCAACCAAGGGGAGACATTCACAAAG GTTGAGGCCACAGAAGTTTTCTTTGCAGTAACAAAGCTGTTCCAGTCCAAGGATGCTGGTCTTAGGCGGCTGGTGTATTTAATGATCAAAGAGCTTTCACCATCATCAGATGAG GTTATCATAGTCACAAGCTCATTAATGAAAGATATGAACAGCAAGACGGATATGTACCGTGCCAATGCTATCAGAGTTCTTTGTAGAATAATTGATGGCACCCTCCTTACTCAAATTGAGAGATATTTGAAACAAGCTATAGTTGATAAGAATCCTGTGGTTGCTAGTGCTGCTCTTGTTAGTGGCATCCATCTGCTTCAG GCAAATCCAGAAATCGTGAAAAGATGGAGCAACGAAGTGCAGGAAGCTGTTCAATCAAGATTTGCACTTGTGCAATTTCATGGCCTAGCTCTTCTTCACCAG ATCAGACAGAATGATCGTTTAGCTATTAGCAAGATGGTTTCTGGCTTGACTAGGGGGTCTGTCCGCTCACCTCTTGCACAATGTCTTCTGATTCGTTACACGAGCCAG GTAATACGCGAGTCAAGCATGAACACACAAACCAGTGATCGCCCATTTTTTGATTATCTGGAATCATGTTTGAGACATAAATCAGAAATGGTGATTCTAGAGGCTGCACGGAAAATAGCAGAGATGGATGTGACAAGTCGTGAATTAGCACCAGCGATTACTGTGTTACAGTTATTTTTGAGTTCATCCAAACCTGTCCTTCGATTTGCTGCTGTCCGGACACTCAACAAG GTTGCTATGACACGCCCTTTGGCAGTGACAAACTGCAATGTGGACTTGGAAAGTCTGATGTCGGACCAGAATAGGAGTATAGCAACCCTGGCAATCACTACACTTCTTAAAACAGGCAATGAATCTAGCGTAGACCGCCTCATGAAACAAATTACCAATTTCATGTCAGACATAGCAGATGAATTCAAGATAGTTGTTGTTGAAGCTATACGATCTCTATGCCTTAAGTTTCCCCTGAAGTATCGTTCAAT gATGAACTTCTTGAGTAACAGTTTGAGAGAAGAAGGGGGCTTTGAGTACAAAAAGGCCATCGTTGATTCCATAGTAACTCTTATCAGTGAGATACCAGATGCTAAAGAAATTGGTCTTTTGTATCTCTGTGAGTTCATTGAAGACTGTGAGTTCACCTATCTTTCCAGTCAG ATATTGCATCTTTTGGGAAATGAAGGACCAAGGACATCAGATCCAAGCAGATATATACGCTACATCTACAACCGTGTGATACTGGAAAATGCCACTGTCCGTGCTAGTGCTGTCAGTACATTGGCAAAGTTTGGTGCCTTAGTTGATGCCTTGAAG cctAGGATCTTTGTTCTTTTGCGTCGTTGCCTGTTTGACACCGATGATGAG GTTCGTGACCGTGCTACACTTTATCTCCAAACTCTTGATGGTGAAGTTGCTGTTGGTAGCACTGAGAAGGATGTTAAGGAGTTCCTATTTGGATCATTTGATGTGCCACTTGCCAACTTGGAAGCAAGTCTTAAAACCTAT GAACCCTCTGAGGAGCCTTTTGATATTTCTTTGGTGTCGAGAGAAGTCAAATCACAACCACTTCAAGAGAAAAAGGCCCCAGGAAAGAAGCCACCTGCTggtgctcctgctcctgcaccTGTTCCAGCTGTTGATGCTTATCAGAAGATTCTCTCGTCCATTCCTGAGTTCTCTGGGTTTGGAAGGCTCTTCAAG tCCTCAGAACCTGTGGAGCTGACAGAGGCGGAGACTGAATATGCGATTAATGTGGTTAAGCACATATACAGTAGCCATGTTGTGTTGCAGTACAACTGTACAAACACTATACCCGAACAACTGCTAGAAAAT GTGACTGTTTATGTTGATGCCACTGATGCTGAGGAATTTTCAGAAGTTTGTTCAAAGCCACTTAGAAGTTTGCCTTATGATTCACCTGGGCAAATTTTTGTTGCTTTTGAAAAGCCAGAACATGTTCCTGCTACTGGGAAATTTTCAAATGTGCTGAAGTTTGTTGTTAAAGAG GTTGACACATCTACAGGGGAAGTTGATGAGGATGGTGTGGAGGATGAATACCAGATCGAAGACCTGGAAATTGTTTCGGCTGATTACATGCTGAGGGTTGCAGTCTCCAACTTCAGGAATGCCTGGGAAAATATGGACCCAGAAAGTGAGCGTGTCGATGAGTATGGACTTGGTGTTAGAGAGAGCTTGGCTGAGGCTGTGAGTGCTGTCATTAGTATCCTTGGTATGCAGCCTTGTGAG GGCACTGAGGCTGTACCAAAGAATGCAAGATCGCACACTTGCCTGCTGTCTGGTGTGTTCATCGGCGACGCCAAGGTTCTTGTCAGGCTATCGTTTGGACTGAGCGGGCCCAAGGATGTGGCGATGAAGCTTGCCGTCAGGTCAGATGATCCCGAAGTCAGTGACAAGATCCACGAGATTGTTGCCAGCGGCTAA
- the LOC127767199 gene encoding uncharacterized protein LOC127767199 isoform X1 codes for MACCCLRASTAPRFLLFRAAARRAPLPVAVSRKGFSEQSVLPITDMIENFQGPSMENTPRIPLYDDSLPSSLLTTSPNPSDSVAHADPSKSRIMLVDGTSVMYRSYYKILAQLQHGQLEHADGNGDWVLTIFKALSLVLDMLEFIPSHAAVVFDHDGVPYGHYTAMPSKECHMAKGMTFRHMLYPSYKSNRIPTPDTIVQGMQYLKASIKAMSIKVIEVPGVEADDVIGTLAVSSVSAGYKVRIVSPDKDFFQILSPSLRLLRIAPRGSGMVSFGVEDFVKRYGALKPSQFVDVVALSGDKADNIPGVEGIGDINAVKLITKFGSLENLLKSVDEVEEERIKQALISQSEQAMLCKSLATLRSDLPSYMVPFKTSDIVFQKPKDDGAKFIKLLRALEAYAEGSSADLIIRRAAYLWNKLNS; via the exons ATGGCGTGTTGCTGCCTCCGTGCCAGCACGGCGCCCCGCTTCCTCCtcttccgcgccgccgcgcggcgagcCCCATTGCCGGTCGCGGTTTCCAGGAAG GGTTTCTCGGAACAGTCCGTATTGCCAATCACAGACATGATCGAGAATTTTCAAGGACCATCCATGGAGAACACTCCACGAATTCCATTATATGATGATAGCTTGCCCTCAAGCTTGTTGACAACTTCTCCGAATCCTAGTGATAGTGTAGCTCATGCTGACCCTTCAAAGAGTAGAATAATGCTTGTTGATGGAACCTCAGTAATGTACAGATCCTACTACAAGATATTGG CACAGCTGCAGCATGGTCAATTGGAGCATGCTGATGGAAATGGAGACTGGGTTTTAACTATATTTAAAGCTCTGTCACTG GTTCTAGATATGCTGGAGTTCATTCCATCTCATGCAGCG GTGGTGTTTGACCATGATG GAGTCCCTTATGGTCATTATACTGCCATGCCATCCAAAGAATGTCACATGGCAAAAG gaatgaCTTTTCGTCACATGTTATACCCTTCCTACAAGAGCAACCGCATCCCGACACCAGACACCATTGTCCAGGGCATGCAATACTTGAAGGCATCTATTAAAGCGATGTCAATCAAAGTGATTGAG GTTCCTGGTGTCGAAGCTGATGATGTTATTGGCACACTAGCTGTCAGCAGTGTATCTGCAGGCTACAAG GTACGGATTGTCTCCCCTGATAAAGACTTCTTCCAAATTCTTTCACCTTCTTTACGTTTGCTGAGGATTGCTCCTCGTGGTTCTGG GATGGTTTCATTTGGAGTTGAAGACTTTGTCAAGAGATATGGAGCACTGAAACCATCACAGTTTGTTGACGTTGTTGCGCTTTCTGGAGATAAAGCCGACAATATACCAG GAGTTGAAGGGATTGGAGATATTAATGCGGTAAAACTGATAACTAAGTTTG GTTCCTTGGAGAATCTGTTGAAATCTGTGGATGAAGTTGAGGAAGAACGAATTAAACAG GCTTTGATATCTCAATCTGAACAAGCAATGCTTTGCAAAAGCCTG GCCACATTACGTTCTGACCTTCCATCCTATATGGTTCCTTTTAAGACATCGGATATTGTGTTTCAGAAGCCAAAG GATGATGGAGCCAAATTCATAAAACTCTTGCGAGCTTTGGAAGCATATGCAGAAGGCTCGTCAGCAGACCTAATCATAAGAAGAGCCGCCTATCTTTGGAACAAACTTAACTCATGA
- the LOC127767199 gene encoding uncharacterized protein LOC127767199 isoform X2 encodes MACCCLRASTAPRFLLFRAAARRAPLPVAVSRKGFSEQSVLPITDMIENFQGPSMENTPRIPLYDDSLPSSLLTTSPNPSDSVAHADPSKSRIMLVDGTSVMYRSYYKILAQLQHGQLEHADGNGDWVLTIFKALSLVLDMLEFIPSHAAVVFDHDGMTFRHMLYPSYKSNRIPTPDTIVQGMQYLKASIKAMSIKVIEVPGVEADDVIGTLAVSSVSAGYKVRIVSPDKDFFQILSPSLRLLRIAPRGSGMVSFGVEDFVKRYGALKPSQFVDVVALSGDKADNIPGVEGIGDINAVKLITKFGSLENLLKSVDEVEEERIKQALISQSEQAMLCKSLATLRSDLPSYMVPFKTSDIVFQKPKDDGAKFIKLLRALEAYAEGSSADLIIRRAAYLWNKLNS; translated from the exons ATGGCGTGTTGCTGCCTCCGTGCCAGCACGGCGCCCCGCTTCCTCCtcttccgcgccgccgcgcggcgagcCCCATTGCCGGTCGCGGTTTCCAGGAAG GGTTTCTCGGAACAGTCCGTATTGCCAATCACAGACATGATCGAGAATTTTCAAGGACCATCCATGGAGAACACTCCACGAATTCCATTATATGATGATAGCTTGCCCTCAAGCTTGTTGACAACTTCTCCGAATCCTAGTGATAGTGTAGCTCATGCTGACCCTTCAAAGAGTAGAATAATGCTTGTTGATGGAACCTCAGTAATGTACAGATCCTACTACAAGATATTGG CACAGCTGCAGCATGGTCAATTGGAGCATGCTGATGGAAATGGAGACTGGGTTTTAACTATATTTAAAGCTCTGTCACTG GTTCTAGATATGCTGGAGTTCATTCCATCTCATGCAGCG GTGGTGTTTGACCATGATG gaatgaCTTTTCGTCACATGTTATACCCTTCCTACAAGAGCAACCGCATCCCGACACCAGACACCATTGTCCAGGGCATGCAATACTTGAAGGCATCTATTAAAGCGATGTCAATCAAAGTGATTGAG GTTCCTGGTGTCGAAGCTGATGATGTTATTGGCACACTAGCTGTCAGCAGTGTATCTGCAGGCTACAAG GTACGGATTGTCTCCCCTGATAAAGACTTCTTCCAAATTCTTTCACCTTCTTTACGTTTGCTGAGGATTGCTCCTCGTGGTTCTGG GATGGTTTCATTTGGAGTTGAAGACTTTGTCAAGAGATATGGAGCACTGAAACCATCACAGTTTGTTGACGTTGTTGCGCTTTCTGGAGATAAAGCCGACAATATACCAG GAGTTGAAGGGATTGGAGATATTAATGCGGTAAAACTGATAACTAAGTTTG GTTCCTTGGAGAATCTGTTGAAATCTGTGGATGAAGTTGAGGAAGAACGAATTAAACAG GCTTTGATATCTCAATCTGAACAAGCAATGCTTTGCAAAAGCCTG GCCACATTACGTTCTGACCTTCCATCCTATATGGTTCCTTTTAAGACATCGGATATTGTGTTTCAGAAGCCAAAG GATGATGGAGCCAAATTCATAAAACTCTTGCGAGCTTTGGAAGCATATGCAGAAGGCTCGTCAGCAGACCTAATCATAAGAAGAGCCGCCTATCTTTGGAACAAACTTAACTCATGA
- the LOC127767197 gene encoding glucan endo-1,3-beta-glucosidase 7-like isoform X1 → MGARRWLDAAVISGLLQALLFHLATSQSFIGVNYGTIADNLPPPASTANLLKSTSIGKVRLYEPQPDLVAALAGSNISILLGVPNGDVPNLASSPAAASAWAAANIPTTVPVSAISVGNELLNSGDPTLAPQLLPAMQNLLAALPAGSTTKISTVHSMAVLSSSDPPSSGAFHADLAGSLDPVLDFLKQNGAPFMINPYPYFAYASDTRPETLAFCLFQPNPGRVDAGSGLTYTNMFDAQLDAIRAALDAKGYSGVDIVIAETGWPYKGDADEGGATVDNARAYNGNLVAHLKSQVGTPRTPGKSVDTYLFALYDEDLKGGPESERSFGLYRTDLTANYDIGLAAAPGTAAPATVTPVTVQNTPQPSRGMTPTGYCVTAAGVPGTTQGQQVPQTSSCYIPAGAVSRRADAAVRRLVWLGVLLCLVTLVRK, encoded by the exons ATGGGGGCGAGGAGGTGGCTGGATGCTGCTGTCATCTCTGGGCTGCTGCAAGCGCTCCTCTTCCACTTGGCAA CGTCGCAGTCGTTCATCGGAGTGAACTATGGGACGATAGCCGacaacctcccgccgccggcgtcgacggccAACCTGCTGAAGTCGACGTCCATCGGCAAGGTCCGCCTCTACGAGCCCCAGCCGGacctcgtcgccgcgctcgcGGGCTCCAACATCTCCATCCTCCTCGGCGTCCCGAACGGCGACGTCCCCAACCTCGCGTCCTCCCCGGCGGCAGCGTCGGCCTGGGCTGCCGCGAACATCCCGACCACGGTGCCCGTCTCCGCCATCTCCGTCGGCAACGAGCTGCTCAACTCCGGCGATCCCACCCTCGCGCCGCAGCTCCTCCCCGCCATGCAgaacctcctcgccgcgctccccgCCGGCTCAACCACCAAG ATCTCGACCGTGCATTCCATGGCGGTGCTCTCGTCGTCGGACCCGCCGTCGTCGGGCGCGTTCCACGCCGACCTCGCCGGGAGCCTGGACCCGGTGCTGGACTTCCTGAAGCAGAACGGCGCGCCGTTCATGATCAACCCGTACCCGTACTTCGCCTACGCCTCCGACACGCGGCCGGAGACGCTGGCGTTCTGCCTGTTCCAGCCGAACCCGGGGCGCGTCGACGCCGGGTCAGGGCTCACCTACACCAACATGTTCGACGCGCAGCTGGACGCCATCCGCGCGGCGCTGGACGCCAAGGGGTACAGCGGCGTGGACATCGTCATCGCCGAGACCGGGTGGCCGTACAagggcgacgccgacgagggcggcgccaCGGTGGACAACGCCAGGGCGTACAACGGCAACCTCGTCGCGCACCTCAAGTCGCAGGTCGGCACGCCGCGGACGCCAGGCAAATCGGTGGACACGTACCTCTTCGCGCTCTACGACGAGGACCTCAAGGGTGGGCCGGAGTCCGAGCGGTCGTTCGGCCTCTACCGGACTGACCTCACGGCGAACTACGACAtcgggctcgccgccgctcccggcaCGGCGGCTCCGGCCACCGTTACTCCAGTTACGGTGCAG AACACGCCGCAGCCGAGCAGAGGGATGACGCCGACGGGGTACTGTgtgacggcggccggcgtgcCGGGGACGACGCAGGGGCAGCAGGTGCCGCAGACCAGCTCGTGCTACATCCCCGCAGGCGCGGTTTCGCGGCGAGCtgacgccgccgtgcgccggcTTGTTTGGCTTGGAGTATTGCTTTGCCTGGTGACTTTAGTCCGCAAGTAG
- the LOC127767197 gene encoding glucan endo-1,3-beta-glucosidase 7-like isoform X4, translating to MRISSQSFIGVNYGTIADNLPPPASTANLLKSTSIGKVRLYEPQPDLVAALAGSNISILLGVPNGDVPNLASSPAAASAWAAANIPTTVPVSAISVGNELLNSGDPTLAPQLLPAMQNLLAALPAGSTTKISTVHSMAVLSSSDPPSSGAFHADLAGSLDPVLDFLKQNGAPFMINPYPYFAYASDTRPETLAFCLFQPNPGRVDAGSGLTYTNMFDAQLDAIRAALDAKGYSGVDIVIAETGWPYKGDADEGGATVDNARAYNGNLVAHLKSQVGTPRTPGKSVDTYLFALYDEDLKGGPESERSFGLYRTDLTANYDIGLAAAPGTAAPATVTPVTVQNTPQPSRGMTPTGYCVTAAGVPGTTQGQQVPQTSSCYIPAGAVSRRADAAVRRLVWLGVLLCLVTLVRK from the exons ATGCGAATTT CGTCGCAGTCGTTCATCGGAGTGAACTATGGGACGATAGCCGacaacctcccgccgccggcgtcgacggccAACCTGCTGAAGTCGACGTCCATCGGCAAGGTCCGCCTCTACGAGCCCCAGCCGGacctcgtcgccgcgctcgcGGGCTCCAACATCTCCATCCTCCTCGGCGTCCCGAACGGCGACGTCCCCAACCTCGCGTCCTCCCCGGCGGCAGCGTCGGCCTGGGCTGCCGCGAACATCCCGACCACGGTGCCCGTCTCCGCCATCTCCGTCGGCAACGAGCTGCTCAACTCCGGCGATCCCACCCTCGCGCCGCAGCTCCTCCCCGCCATGCAgaacctcctcgccgcgctccccgCCGGCTCAACCACCAAG ATCTCGACCGTGCATTCCATGGCGGTGCTCTCGTCGTCGGACCCGCCGTCGTCGGGCGCGTTCCACGCCGACCTCGCCGGGAGCCTGGACCCGGTGCTGGACTTCCTGAAGCAGAACGGCGCGCCGTTCATGATCAACCCGTACCCGTACTTCGCCTACGCCTCCGACACGCGGCCGGAGACGCTGGCGTTCTGCCTGTTCCAGCCGAACCCGGGGCGCGTCGACGCCGGGTCAGGGCTCACCTACACCAACATGTTCGACGCGCAGCTGGACGCCATCCGCGCGGCGCTGGACGCCAAGGGGTACAGCGGCGTGGACATCGTCATCGCCGAGACCGGGTGGCCGTACAagggcgacgccgacgagggcggcgccaCGGTGGACAACGCCAGGGCGTACAACGGCAACCTCGTCGCGCACCTCAAGTCGCAGGTCGGCACGCCGCGGACGCCAGGCAAATCGGTGGACACGTACCTCTTCGCGCTCTACGACGAGGACCTCAAGGGTGGGCCGGAGTCCGAGCGGTCGTTCGGCCTCTACCGGACTGACCTCACGGCGAACTACGACAtcgggctcgccgccgctcccggcaCGGCGGCTCCGGCCACCGTTACTCCAGTTACGGTGCAG AACACGCCGCAGCCGAGCAGAGGGATGACGCCGACGGGGTACTGTgtgacggcggccggcgtgcCGGGGACGACGCAGGGGCAGCAGGTGCCGCAGACCAGCTCGTGCTACATCCCCGCAGGCGCGGTTTCGCGGCGAGCtgacgccgccgtgcgccggcTTGTTTGGCTTGGAGTATTGCTTTGCCTGGTGACTTTAGTCCGCAAGTAG
- the LOC127767197 gene encoding glucan endo-1,3-beta-glucosidase 7-like isoform X2, which yields MGARRWLDAAVISGLLQALLFHLATSQSFIGVNYGTIADNLPPPASTANLLKSTSIGKVRLYEPQPDLVAALAGSNISILLGVPNGDVPNLASSPAAASAWAAANIPTTVPVSAISVGNELLNSGDPTLAPQLLPAMQNLLAALPAGSTTKISTVHSMAVLSSSDPPSSGAFHADLAGSLDPVLDFLKQNGAPFMINPYPYFAYASDTRPETLAFCLFQPNPGRVDAGSGLTYTNMFDAQLDAIRAALDAKGYSGVDIVIAETGWPYKGDADEGGATVDNARAYNGNLVAHLKSQVGTPRTPGKSVDTYLFALYDEDLKGGPESERSFGLYRTDLTANYDIGLAAAPGTAAPATVTPVTNTPQPSRGMTPTGYCVTAAGVPGTTQGQQVPQTSSCYIPAGAVSRRADAAVRRLVWLGVLLCLVTLVRK from the exons ATGGGGGCGAGGAGGTGGCTGGATGCTGCTGTCATCTCTGGGCTGCTGCAAGCGCTCCTCTTCCACTTGGCAA CGTCGCAGTCGTTCATCGGAGTGAACTATGGGACGATAGCCGacaacctcccgccgccggcgtcgacggccAACCTGCTGAAGTCGACGTCCATCGGCAAGGTCCGCCTCTACGAGCCCCAGCCGGacctcgtcgccgcgctcgcGGGCTCCAACATCTCCATCCTCCTCGGCGTCCCGAACGGCGACGTCCCCAACCTCGCGTCCTCCCCGGCGGCAGCGTCGGCCTGGGCTGCCGCGAACATCCCGACCACGGTGCCCGTCTCCGCCATCTCCGTCGGCAACGAGCTGCTCAACTCCGGCGATCCCACCCTCGCGCCGCAGCTCCTCCCCGCCATGCAgaacctcctcgccgcgctccccgCCGGCTCAACCACCAAG ATCTCGACCGTGCATTCCATGGCGGTGCTCTCGTCGTCGGACCCGCCGTCGTCGGGCGCGTTCCACGCCGACCTCGCCGGGAGCCTGGACCCGGTGCTGGACTTCCTGAAGCAGAACGGCGCGCCGTTCATGATCAACCCGTACCCGTACTTCGCCTACGCCTCCGACACGCGGCCGGAGACGCTGGCGTTCTGCCTGTTCCAGCCGAACCCGGGGCGCGTCGACGCCGGGTCAGGGCTCACCTACACCAACATGTTCGACGCGCAGCTGGACGCCATCCGCGCGGCGCTGGACGCCAAGGGGTACAGCGGCGTGGACATCGTCATCGCCGAGACCGGGTGGCCGTACAagggcgacgccgacgagggcggcgccaCGGTGGACAACGCCAGGGCGTACAACGGCAACCTCGTCGCGCACCTCAAGTCGCAGGTCGGCACGCCGCGGACGCCAGGCAAATCGGTGGACACGTACCTCTTCGCGCTCTACGACGAGGACCTCAAGGGTGGGCCGGAGTCCGAGCGGTCGTTCGGCCTCTACCGGACTGACCTCACGGCGAACTACGACAtcgggctcgccgccgctcccggcaCGGCGGCTCCGGCCACCGTTACTCCAGTTACG AACACGCCGCAGCCGAGCAGAGGGATGACGCCGACGGGGTACTGTgtgacggcggccggcgtgcCGGGGACGACGCAGGGGCAGCAGGTGCCGCAGACCAGCTCGTGCTACATCCCCGCAGGCGCGGTTTCGCGGCGAGCtgacgccgccgtgcgccggcTTGTTTGGCTTGGAGTATTGCTTTGCCTGGTGACTTTAGTCCGCAAGTAG
- the LOC127767197 gene encoding glucan endo-1,3-beta-glucosidase 7-like isoform X3, translating into MGARRWLDAAVISGLLQALLFHLATSQSFIGVNYGTIADNLPPPASTANLLKSTSIGKVRLYEPQPDLVAALAGSNISILLGVPNGDVPNLASSPAAASAWAAANIPTTVPVSAISVGNELLNSGDPTLAPQLLPAMQNLLAALPAGSTTKISTVHSMAVLSSSDPPSSGAFHADLAGSLDPVLDFLKQNGAPFMINPYPYFAYASDTRPETLAFCLFQPNPGRVDAGSGLTYTNMFDAQLDAIRAALDAKGYSGVDIVIAETGWPYKGDADEGGATVDNARAYNGNLVAHLKSQVGTPRTPGKSVDTYLFALYDEDLKGGPESERSFGLYRTDLTANYDIGLAAAPGTAAPATVTPNTPQPSRGMTPTGYCVTAAGVPGTTQGQQVPQTSSCYIPAGAVSRRADAAVRRLVWLGVLLCLVTLVRK; encoded by the exons ATGGGGGCGAGGAGGTGGCTGGATGCTGCTGTCATCTCTGGGCTGCTGCAAGCGCTCCTCTTCCACTTGGCAA CGTCGCAGTCGTTCATCGGAGTGAACTATGGGACGATAGCCGacaacctcccgccgccggcgtcgacggccAACCTGCTGAAGTCGACGTCCATCGGCAAGGTCCGCCTCTACGAGCCCCAGCCGGacctcgtcgccgcgctcgcGGGCTCCAACATCTCCATCCTCCTCGGCGTCCCGAACGGCGACGTCCCCAACCTCGCGTCCTCCCCGGCGGCAGCGTCGGCCTGGGCTGCCGCGAACATCCCGACCACGGTGCCCGTCTCCGCCATCTCCGTCGGCAACGAGCTGCTCAACTCCGGCGATCCCACCCTCGCGCCGCAGCTCCTCCCCGCCATGCAgaacctcctcgccgcgctccccgCCGGCTCAACCACCAAG ATCTCGACCGTGCATTCCATGGCGGTGCTCTCGTCGTCGGACCCGCCGTCGTCGGGCGCGTTCCACGCCGACCTCGCCGGGAGCCTGGACCCGGTGCTGGACTTCCTGAAGCAGAACGGCGCGCCGTTCATGATCAACCCGTACCCGTACTTCGCCTACGCCTCCGACACGCGGCCGGAGACGCTGGCGTTCTGCCTGTTCCAGCCGAACCCGGGGCGCGTCGACGCCGGGTCAGGGCTCACCTACACCAACATGTTCGACGCGCAGCTGGACGCCATCCGCGCGGCGCTGGACGCCAAGGGGTACAGCGGCGTGGACATCGTCATCGCCGAGACCGGGTGGCCGTACAagggcgacgccgacgagggcggcgccaCGGTGGACAACGCCAGGGCGTACAACGGCAACCTCGTCGCGCACCTCAAGTCGCAGGTCGGCACGCCGCGGACGCCAGGCAAATCGGTGGACACGTACCTCTTCGCGCTCTACGACGAGGACCTCAAGGGTGGGCCGGAGTCCGAGCGGTCGTTCGGCCTCTACCGGACTGACCTCACGGCGAACTACGACAtcgggctcgccgccgctcccggcaCGGCGGCTCCGGCCACCGTTACTCCA AACACGCCGCAGCCGAGCAGAGGGATGACGCCGACGGGGTACTGTgtgacggcggccggcgtgcCGGGGACGACGCAGGGGCAGCAGGTGCCGCAGACCAGCTCGTGCTACATCCCCGCAGGCGCGGTTTCGCGGCGAGCtgacgccgccgtgcgccggcTTGTTTGGCTTGGAGTATTGCTTTGCCTGGTGACTTTAGTCCGCAAGTAG
- the LOC127765456 gene encoding uncharacterized protein LOC127765456: MITRAKLVEQLREHQIRSAQSYSAALAVFSPSPHIASRRDLKVALFYAILFCFVMVSCYVALYLRWFRLSAIFVVFGILLPVGLKISRHRRLKRKRERRLLLPLSM, from the exons ATGATCACTCGAGCGAAGCTGGTGGAGCAGCTGAGAGAGCACCAGATCCGGTCGGCGCAGTCCTactccgccgccctcgccgtcttCTCGCCCAGTCCTCACATCGCCTCCAG GCGGGATCTCAAGGTTGCTCTCTTCTATGCtatcttgttttgttttgtcaTGGTGTCCTGCTATGTTGCCCTTTACTTGAGATGGTTCAGACTTTCAGCCATCTTTGTAGTTTTCGGAATTCTCCTTCCAGTAGGTCTCAAAATATCTAGGCATAGAAGGCTGAagaggaaaagagaaaggagatTGTTGTTACCTTTGTCCAtgtga